One region of Pagrus major chromosome 7, Pma_NU_1.0 genomic DNA includes:
- the tmem9 gene encoding proton-transporting V-type ATPase complex assembly regulator TMEM9 produces MSSGRGGSWTFAGAAVVALLLLDVVDFAQTKNFEDVRCKCICPPYRNISGHIYNRNVSQKDCNCLHVVEPMPVPGHDVEAYCLLCECKYEERSSNTIKVTIIIYLSVVGALLLYMLFLLLVDPLIRKHDPYTQPLHNEEDSEEMRPPVDPQARGNTVLERVEGAQQRWKKQVQEQRKTVFDRHKMLS; encoded by the exons ATGTCGTCTGGCAGGGGAGGATCATGGACCTTtgctggagctgcagtagtGGCCTTGTTGCTGCTGGATGTTGTTGATTTTGCCCAGACGAAG AACTTTGAGGATGTTCGCTGCAAGTGCATCTGCCCGCCATACAGAAACATCTCTGGCCACATATATAACAGAAATGTCTCCCAGAAGGATTG TAACTGCCTCCATGTAGTGGAGCCCATGCCGGTGCCCGGCCATGATGTGGAAGCGTACTGCCTGTTGTGTGAGTGCAAGTACGAGGAACGGAGTAGCAACACCATCAAG GTAACCATTATCATTTACCTGTCTGTTGTTGGCGCACTGCTGCTCTACATGCTGTTCCTGCTCCTGGTAGATCCTCTAATCCGCAAACATGACCCGTACACGCAGCCACTGCACAATGAGGAGGACTCTGAG gagaTGCGTCCGCCAGTGGACCCCCAGGCCAGAGGAAACACAGTGCTGGAGCGGGTCGAGGGAGCACAGCAGCGCTGGAAAAAGCAGGTCCAGGAACAGCGCAAGACTGTTTTTGACCGCCACAAGATGCTTAGTTAA